The genomic stretch ACTTGAATACGGTGGAGGTGTGGCCATGGACATGGTGCCACCAGCAGACAAGGCTCGGGAACTTTGAATGGCAGGTGACGCAAAAAGGCACAATAGTCTCGCACTGATAAGGGTTCAAGACTGCACTACTGGGGGAGGTCGAGTATAGTTAGAGGTAGAACGCCTTGGTCATCGAACGCAGCAGGCAGCTTGAAGGCACTGCGCTTTCCTGCGTATATTGCGTGAGGGAAGGAAGGTGGTGGAATTCCTGTAACGGAACGTAAGTCTTTAATGCAGCCAAGGCAAGCATCATTCTGGCATATCATCACCTCACTTTGGTTGTGTATCCCCACACAAGTTTGGTTATAATTAGAAAATAAGACGGCCTAACGGCCCAACGGTGCCTATAACAGTTCCATGAAAAGGCAAATGAATAGAATGCCGAACAATTCTGCGATAGTAATTTGCCCTTAGGAATTAGAAATCGGTTCAAGGAGGAGGTAAAGGGTGTTATGGTGTCTACTTTCCGTCAGTAATACCATCATATGTAAACGAAGGGTGCCATGGTCTGCTCACCATCTTGACCGTGGGTTTTATGAATCGACTTGCCGTGTTGGGTCACATTGGTCTCCAAAAATCAACAACCTTCACAAACTTGACTTCAAGCGAAGTTTAAGTTAAGTTGGGGCACCACAGCTCGTTAGAACATACCGATCCCCATTAATCCTGATATTCCGAAATTTCCGAAAATTTGTTGGTTGAGCCTTGGTTGAGCCAGTCCCTGCTGTAAGATCCCGATGCATTACCAGACTCTTTCTGTATCCTCTATTTGTCCTGTATACACAGACTCGACAACCAGGAGTAGACATAGATCATTCAAATCAACTATGGCGGACGACAGGAAGCCATGGGGTAGAAATGATTGGTTTGTGTTGGGATAGATCTTGGATGACTTGTTGCTTGGGCTTTGGCACATGATGGTCATTGGTGACCAAGAATCTTACGAGAAATTAGATCAAGCAATTCTTAAGTCCGTGTCAAGTCCGTGTAGCTGGTGGCTTCTGGTAAATACAAAAACCACAAGACATATCTACGTTCTCGTAGGGCTTCtttaagttttttttttttggaaaagACGTTACAGTACCATGAAGCCGGGCGTCCAAATCTGTAATCTGTGGGTTGCGCCAGGACGAGCTTTTTTGCCTTCTTTATTTATTACAACAAACTACAAAATCTCATGGACAAGGTGTGCCCGTGAAACGCGTATAAGTTAATAGTCCAAAATTACATGGCATAGTAAAGTGTCCAACCGAATTATCGCGTACAAATAGCAACTCAGTGGGAGGTCACCCACCAAGTAGTCAGCACGAAGGTTAGTAGAGGAAAGATAGCAATATCTCTAACATCAGCTATGACGATGCCAGGCCAGGTCCGACGATATGACGCAAATCGAGAATTCCCTGAATAAAGCAATCCCAGCAAGTCCTTCAGTTTTCCAGGCCAGTTATTTGAGATACTAGTATTCTGTTGACGACGATGGTCTTGTATCACAAACCAGCCAGGGGAGGGTCCCTGACCAGAAGATGTTGGAGGATATGTGTCCCGTCTGCCTTCTGCCTCAACGTCGTCGTTTGAGAATGACTGTCTATACCGTCTAGGTGCCTGCTGCCCCATATTTGATGCAAGGACAATAACAAGGGATATTGCTAGAAGGGGAATATAAACAACCAGGTATATCCCAAGTTGGTCTGGAAGTAGACAGGGTGCGTCGGCGTAGGTGGGTTTGTCGCTCGCTCTGATGTTTGTGGGCATCAAAGATAAGAGTTGGAAACCAGGTCGGCGAACGTTCATGACCATGGACAGAGATTTAACCGTAACTTCTCTGACCATCTTCTCTACGCCACCATGTTGATAAACATGGGTGTATTCGCAGTAATCGTGGTCATCTCCGCTACAAACAACAGTTAAAAAATCAGGTATCAGAAACAATAACGCGACTTACCTGTACACCACTGTCGGGGTCAAAAATTCTAGAAGTCGCAGAGATGATTGCTTCTCCAGAGTGTTCTGATAACCAAGCCCAACGCCTGGCCTTATTGTACCCTTCTCGCGTAGCGGACCGCATGACCTTCCATCCGATCTGAACAAGGGTATATGCGATAACAGGATTACTGGGTCTGGATGTGGCCCTAGAGAATGTTGAATGTTTTGTTAGCTTTGAGCATAGTGGACTTACGGGATGGAAATTTCTTCATAAAGTCGAGGGCTCCGTAAGGAACAGGATCCCATCTTTCGAATGATTTCTTTTGACCATGGCGTTGGGAATCCTCGTCAGCATAGCTAGGAGCGTCAAAAAGTACAAGAGTATGATTTGCCACAGAAATCTCTTGGTTAGGTTGCCCGAAATGTTCGATGTATCGAGCCCGAGCCACATCAGAGAACTGAGTAATTTTCGCCCCAAGGCTGGAAGCACTTTCAGGACGACAGCATTACGAACAGATAAATTACGTGACGCACCCAACATCGTGGTTTCCTGGAATGAAATACACGGGGATATCTACGTTCAGGGTGAATATTTTGTTGAAGCGACTGAAATACTCGCTATACCTAACGAAGTAAGTTGGTTAAGGGATGGACTCAGGGGAAAGTTCTCAGACACGCACTCTTCATCCGTCATTACGAACCGACCACTGTCCATCATATCACCGAGAAACACCACCACATCAGGTTTCTTGTACAGAGCAGTCCTCCAGTTCTTTCGAAGGTTTAGGTCAACAAGAAATTGTGTGATGTATGAAAGGACGAGGCCGCGACTTGGATAAGAGTGTCGATCAATGATTTGAGGGTCAGCCACAAGAAGAACATGGGTGGGCTTAGAATGCGAAGCTTCTACACCTAGATTGTCCTGAGTACCTTGATAAGCAATGAAATATCAGCGACGTAATAGGGACAGACCGCAAGTAGAGCCGAGTCCGGCCATTTGCAACTTCTAACACTCGCGTCCCATGTCCAAACCTCATACCAAAGAATCACCAATACCCAGAATACCCTGAGGGAGTTGACGACTGTGCGTCCTCTGGAGAAGGCTGCCATGCATTCCCAGCTGCAACGTGGTTGAGAGATTGTTGAAATAGGACGATCAAACGCCAATACAAGTCTCAAACAAGTCCTATTAGTATCAGAGTTAAACACACCTTAACACCGTGACCGAAATGTACCATGTCAAGTAATCAATTTACACAACCTACAATTGGTAGCAAATTCTTCTGTCAACCAGATCTCTAGAGTACTGTTGGCTTTAAGTTTTGTTATCTAAACCACAGAAAGTATATTGTATCAGAATTCAGGCAACACTCAAAATCCTTCAATATTGATCGTGCAAGGAGACTCCGGTCAGAGGGTTACGTTTAGCGATAGACAAATAAGAAAAAAGGCTGTGCGACTGTATGTTTCTGAGATCGGGGGGAAGTGAGCAGAGCGAGAGCAGCAATGAGGAGGCACAGGGTAAACTAAGATGTGCTCCTCACAGTCCACACGTTCAGACACGGAAATTCCAGAGGCGAAGTGGGAACCGGAACGTAGCTCATTAATGCTGGGAACATAGGATGGCCCAAATATTGGTTTGATAGTCTAATATGATATTGCACTTGTGGGTCTATAAACTGTTCATTAGTTTAATGGTGACCGCCATGACCACCACCAGCCACGAATCCGTGATTACCCTATAGAGGATACATTAGGATACATTTGGGCGGTATACATCGTAATGCTTACAATCAACTTCTGTCCATCCTTTCTGCGGCGTATCTTTAGTATATAATAAAGCTGAAAGTGTAGTAAAGCAAGCAAACCTAGCACGGTAGAAGATGAAGAACCACATTGAGGCTCCCAAAGCCTTGGCGAGGAAGTTATATCCAGCGCCGGGAAGATGAGGGTGAAATCCTGGGGCTATATCAAGCTGTTCAACCCAGAGAGGACAGACACAATCCTGTGCACGGAGAACGCACCGTGCCCTCCAGCCATTGTACAGTACGGTTTCGGGAGAGAGTTGTGTTTATCCTTGTTTGTTCCGAAGACGCGACACAAGGCGCGCTTCCCAGATTGTTTAGCTTCCGCACCTTGAGATATTTCTCTGCCACCGTTTCCTTCCCACTCCCACTTCCACACAGGATGAAGGAATCTGAAAAGCAAAAACGGGAGATCTCTGAACCTCCCAGAATCACGTACGATGCTGCAACGAGAACTTTCGATCGTCTTTTTAAGGGTGAAATCCACATTTTCGCCAGAGTTAGCCGTCGCGTTAATGCCATCTTTAGAGGACTCCTTGGATGCGATGAAAACCGTCGTGCGCAAAAAGCTTGGCCTATCTGGATCTGCTCCAgtctttctttctcaatgGCGCGAAGGAAAGGCCGTCGATTTGGAAGATGGTATTTATTTTTTCGAAGCGTTTGCCGCCACGCGCTAACACACACCCATTACAGATGATGACTTTGAGGCATTTTCTGCAGCAGCGCgatcttcttcatctgttGTAGTCAAGGTCATTCTTGGAGAAAGTCAAACTCGGACATTGCCTTCAGCGGATGAAAATGAGGTAAGTTACTGACATCTTAACTTCGCGCTGcatttttattttctgtATAGACGCCTTCAATAACGAAAACCAAACGGAAAAGAAAGTCTAGACATAGTGTAACACCTCCCGTCACTGAAAGACC from Psilocybe cubensis strain MGC-MH-2018 chromosome 2, whole genome shotgun sequence encodes the following:
- a CDS encoding Cell division control protein 1, producing the protein MAAFSRGRTVVNSLRVFWVLVILWYEVWTWDASVRSCKWPDSALLADNLGVEASHSKPTHVLLVADPQIIDRHSYPSRGLVLSYITQFLVDLNLRKNWRTALYKKPDVVVFLGDMMDSGRFVMTDEEYSEYFSRFNKIFTLNVDIPVYFIPGNHDVGLGAKITQFSDVARARYIEHFGQPNQEISVANHTLVLFDAPSYADEDSQRHGQKKSFERWDPVPYGALDFMKKFPSRPHPDPVILLSHIPLFRSDGRSCGPLREKGTIRPGVGLGYQNTLEKQSSLRLLEFLTPTVVYSGDDHDYCEYTHVYQHGGVEKMVREVTVKSLSMVMNVRRPGFQLLSLMPTNIRASDKPTYADAPCLLPDQLGIYLVVYIPLLAISLVIVLASNMGQQAPRRYRQSFSNDDVEAEGRRDTYPPTSSGQGPSPGWFVIQDHRRQQNTSISNNWPGKLKDLLGLLYSGNSRFASYRRTWPGIVIADVRDIAIFPLLTFVLTTWWVTSH